A section of the Paracoccaceae bacterium genome encodes:
- a CDS encoding GcrA cell cycle regulator: MSWTDERVETLKKMWTEGQSASQIAKELGGVTRNAVIGKVHRLGLSNRSGGQAAPAAKEKPAPARAKPKTEPKVEAKPAPEVKSAPGRATEIPPPAPVNLRTKIIPAGQPLPPQPSANEISPEALASVREVEKKANKISLMELTERTCKWPIGDPATEDFWFCGLGVKSGKPYCEAHVGVAFQPMSSRRDRRR; the protein is encoded by the coding sequence ATGTCCTGGACCGATGAACGCGTCGAGACGCTGAAGAAAATGTGGACCGAAGGTCAATCTGCCAGCCAGATCGCCAAGGAACTTGGCGGCGTGACCCGCAATGCGGTGATTGGCAAGGTGCATCGCCTGGGCCTGTCGAACCGCTCGGGCGGGCAGGCGGCCCCGGCGGCCAAGGAAAAACCGGCCCCGGCGCGCGCCAAGCCCAAGACCGAACCCAAGGTTGAGGCAAAGCCAGCGCCCGAGGTGAAATCCGCCCCCGGCCGCGCCACCGAAATCCCGCCGCCCGCGCCGGTCAATCTGCGCACCAAGATCATCCCCGCAGGCCAGCCCCTGCCACCGCAGCCCAGCGCGAATGAGATCAGTCCAGAAGCGCTGGCCAGCGTGCGCGAGGTTGAGAAGAAGGCAAATAAAATCAGCCTGATGGAACTGACCGAGCGGACCTGCAAATGGCCGATCGGCGATCCGGCGACAGAAGATTTCTGGTTCTGCGGTTTGGGCGTCAAATCTGGCAAGCCCTATTGCGAGGCCCATGTCGGCGTCGCGTTTCAACCGATGAGCTCTCGCCGGGATCGTCGCCGCTGA
- the trmB gene encoding tRNA (guanosine(46)-N7)-methyltransferase TrmB, with translation MSNPQRPWRNFYGRLSGKTLRDSQKEYLESDLGVLSPGPVGWDDNPERTPLDLIARFGDVPVWLEVGFGGGEHLVHQAAQNPGVAIIGAEPYINGVAMLLGKLRKAAVENVAIHPGDARDLMDVLPAGSIARAFLLYPDPWPKARHHRRRFVTPEHLEPLARAMAPGAIFRVATDIEDYVRQTMEEVPGTYFTNLTDDIYRPWDDWISTRYEQKALREGRRPHYLTFQRNGTASD, from the coding sequence ATGAGCAACCCTCAGCGCCCCTGGCGCAACTTCTATGGTCGCCTCAGCGGCAAAACCCTGCGCGACAGCCAGAAGGAATATCTGGAGTCCGACCTCGGCGTGCTGTCGCCGGGGCCGGTTGGCTGGGATGACAACCCGGAACGCACTCCGCTGGACCTCATCGCGCGTTTCGGAGATGTGCCGGTCTGGCTGGAGGTTGGATTTGGCGGGGGTGAGCATTTGGTGCATCAGGCCGCCCAAAACCCCGGTGTCGCGATTATCGGGGCGGAACCTTATATCAACGGCGTTGCCATGCTGTTGGGCAAGCTGCGCAAGGCGGCCGTCGAAAACGTGGCGATCCACCCCGGTGACGCCCGCGATCTGATGGATGTGCTGCCAGCGGGTTCGATTGCCCGCGCCTTCCTGCTTTACCCCGACCCCTGGCCCAAGGCGCGCCACCATCGCCGCCGGTTCGTCACGCCCGAACATCTGGAGCCTTTGGCCCGCGCCATGGCGCCCGGCGCGATTTTCCGCGTGGCAACGGATATCGAGGATTATGTTCGCCAGACCATGGAAGAGGTTCCGGGCACGTATTTCACCAACCTGACCGATGACATCTACCGCCCCTGGGATGACTGGATTTCCACCCGCTACGAACAAAAGGCCCTGCGCGAGGGGCGCAGACCGCATTATTTGACGTTTCAGCGCAACGGAACTGCGTCGGATTGA
- a CDS encoding methionine adenosyltransferase: MARQNYTFTSESVSEGHPDKLCDRISDSVLDAFLAEEPEARVAAETFATTNRVVIGGEVGLSDKDRLATYMGRIEGIARDCIRDIGYEQEKFHWKTCKVTNLLHEQSAHIAQGVNARGNKDEGAGDQGIMFGYAVNETPELMPAPIQYSHAILRRLAEVRKSGEQPTLRPDAKSQISLRYENGDPAEVTSIVLSTQHAEESQTSDDIRAIVEPYIHEVLPDGWITANTVWHVNPTGTFVIGGPDGDAGLTGRKIIVDTYGGAAPHGGGAFSGKDPTKVDRSAAYAARYLAKNVVAAGLAHRCTIQLSYAIGVTKPLSIYADTHGTGQVEDAAIEAAVSQAMDLTPRGIREHLGLNRPIYARTAAYGHFGREPDADGGFSWERTDLAEALKRAV, encoded by the coding sequence ATGGCCCGTCAAAACTATACCTTCACCTCGGAATCCGTATCCGAAGGTCACCCCGATAAACTCTGCGATCGCATCTCGGATTCCGTACTGGACGCGTTTCTGGCCGAGGAACCCGAAGCCCGGGTCGCGGCCGAGACATTCGCCACCACCAACCGCGTGGTGATCGGCGGAGAGGTGGGCCTGTCCGACAAGGATCGGCTGGCCACCTATATGGGCCGGATCGAGGGGATCGCACGCGATTGCATCCGGGACATCGGTTACGAGCAGGAGAAGTTCCACTGGAAAACCTGCAAGGTCACCAACCTGCTGCACGAACAATCCGCCCATATCGCCCAAGGCGTCAATGCGCGTGGCAATAAGGACGAAGGCGCGGGTGATCAGGGGATCATGTTCGGCTATGCCGTCAACGAAACGCCCGAACTGATGCCCGCCCCGATCCAGTATTCCCACGCCATCCTGCGCCGCCTGGCTGAGGTGCGCAAATCCGGTGAACAGCCGACGCTCAGGCCCGATGCCAAAAGCCAGATCTCCTTGCGGTATGAAAACGGTGACCCGGCCGAGGTGACCTCGATCGTGCTATCGACCCAGCACGCCGAGGAAAGCCAGACCTCGGATGATATTCGCGCGATTGTCGAGCCTTACATTCACGAGGTTCTGCCCGATGGCTGGATCACCGCCAACACCGTCTGGCACGTCAACCCGACCGGCACCTTCGTTATCGGCGGCCCGGACGGCGATGCGGGCCTGACAGGCCGCAAGATCATTGTCGACACTTACGGTGGAGCGGCCCCGCACGGCGGCGGCGCGTTTTCCGGCAAGGACCCGACCAAGGTCGACCGCTCAGCCGCCTATGCCGCGCGCTATCTGGCCAAGAACGTGGTTGCGGCGGGCCTGGCGCACCGCTGCACGATCCAGCTGAGCTATGCCATCGGCGTCACCAAACCGCTGTCGATCTATGCCGACACCCACGGAACCGGACAGGTCGAGGATGCGGCCATTGAAGCGGCGGTGTCCCAGGCGATGGACCTGACCCCGCGTGGCATTCGCGAGCACCTGGGCCTGAACCGCCCGATCTATGCCCGCACCGCAGCCTACGGCCACTTCGGGCGGGAACCTGACGCAGACGGCGGCTTCAGCTGGGAACGGACCGATCTGGCCGAGGCGTTGAAAAGGGCCGTCTGA
- the lnt gene encoding apolipoprotein N-acyltransferase, producing the protein MISARRAAILAPFIGALAAVGQAPLGWEKLSLVGFALLIWLVAGAPRARVAFLRGWLAGIGYFGATLFWIVEPFLVDVARTGWMAPFALLFTATGFALFWGAGSAVGLRFARAPARRAVGVALALSLAEVLRGHILTGFPWALPAYIWIDRPLGQWLAWVGPYGLTTLTLLAVAGLGTAPLAGRGKIFVVLTVALPILALELSGLTRLRSLPLAQPDRPIVRLIQPNAPQHQKWDPAMIPVFFERAEAATAASAETPPALVVWPETALPTFLDLAENARTRIRAAAGDAEVVVGTLRRDATGIFNSLAVIGPDGAASQIYDKHHLVPFGEFIPLEALARRIGLGALAAQGGALSAGPGPKLIDLGPLGTALPLICYEAIFPANARTGQRPDLLLQITNDAWFGEYAGPFQHLAQARARAIEQGLPLIRAANTGVSAVVAPSGDVVASLGLGQQGHLDARLPAPLAPTFYSRFNDWPTIILILLGLLFVASPRRKS; encoded by the coding sequence GTGATATCGGCGCGCAGGGCCGCGATCCTGGCCCCGTTCATTGGCGCGCTGGCGGCGGTCGGGCAGGCACCGCTGGGTTGGGAAAAACTGTCGCTGGTGGGGTTCGCGCTGCTGATCTGGCTGGTTGCGGGTGCGCCGCGCGCGCGGGTTGCGTTCCTGCGGGGCTGGCTGGCGGGCATCGGCTATTTCGGTGCCACGTTGTTCTGGATTGTCGAGCCATTTTTGGTGGATGTGGCGCGCACCGGCTGGATGGCGCCTTTCGCATTGCTGTTCACCGCGACCGGTTTCGCACTATTCTGGGGCGCCGGGTCGGCTGTTGGTCTGCGGTTTGCGCGCGCACCCGCCCGGCGCGCTGTCGGCGTTGCACTGGCCTTGTCGTTGGCCGAGGTTCTGCGCGGTCACATCCTGACCGGCTTTCCCTGGGCCTTGCCTGCCTATATCTGGATCGACCGCCCGCTTGGACAATGGCTCGCCTGGGTCGGGCCATACGGGCTGACGACGCTGACGCTTCTGGCCGTTGCTGGTCTTGGCACTGCACCGCTTGCCGGGCGTGGGAAGATCTTCGTGGTTCTGACTGTGGCCCTTCCAATCCTGGCGCTGGAGCTGAGCGGTCTGACGCGCCTGCGGTCTTTGCCTTTGGCGCAGCCCGACCGGCCAATCGTCCGCCTGATCCAGCCCAATGCCCCGCAGCACCAGAAGTGGGATCCGGCGATGATCCCGGTGTTCTTTGAACGCGCCGAAGCCGCCACCGCCGCATCCGCTGAAACACCGCCCGCCCTGGTCGTCTGGCCCGAAACCGCACTGCCCACATTCCTCGACCTGGCTGAAAACGCCCGCACCCGCATTCGCGCCGCCGCAGGGGACGCCGAAGTCGTCGTCGGCACCCTGCGCCGCGATGCAACCGGCATCTTCAACAGTCTGGCGGTGATCGGTCCCGACGGCGCGGCCAGCCAGATTTACGACAAGCATCATCTTGTTCCTTTTGGAGAGTTCATTCCGCTGGAAGCGCTGGCCCGGCGCATCGGGCTTGGCGCATTGGCAGCACAGGGCGGCGCGCTGTCGGCGGGCCCCGGGCCAAAGCTGATCGACCTCGGCCCGCTTGGCACCGCGCTGCCGCTGATCTGTTATGAGGCGATCTTCCCCGCAAATGCCCGCACCGGCCAACGCCCGGATCTGCTGTTGCAAATCACCAACGATGCCTGGTTCGGGGAATACGCTGGGCCGTTCCAGCACCTTGCCCAGGCCCGCGCGCGCGCCATCGAACAGGGGCTGCCGCTGATCCGGGCCGCCAACACCGGGGTCAGCGCCGTGGTCGCGCCGTCAGGCGATGTCGTCGCTTCGCTGGGGCTGGGCCAGCAAGGACACCTTGACGCGCGCCTTCCCGCACCATTGGCCCCGACATTCTATTCCCGGTTCAACGACTGGCCTACGATCATCCTGATCCTTCTGGGCCTGCTTTTCGTCGCCAGCCCAAGGCGCAAATCCTAA
- a CDS encoding CBS domain-containing protein, translating to MTDATDGSSSAAQRAQDIQQDPNAPPAGPGFLWRLFRGRSASEPVSEAAAQSQSPELPRTTLPGLSNLYQLRVEDVAIPRPEIVAVEAATKREALLDVFRDSGLSRLPVYTGTLDTPLGLVHLKDFALEHGFNGKASTFRLRKLVRPLLYVPPSMPIGVLLQKMQTDRIHMALVIDEYGGVDGLVTLEDLIEQVLGEIEDEHDIDEDKYWVAERDGVWLAEARTPLDEFEAESGMTLRIPDEEEIDTLGGVVFLLLGRVPARGEVIVHPGGAEFEIVDADPRRVKRLRVCRPDARKPAT from the coding sequence ATGACCGACGCCACTGACGGGTCTTCTAGCGCGGCGCAGCGCGCGCAAGACATCCAACAAGACCCGAACGCCCCGCCTGCGGGCCCCGGCTTTCTGTGGCGTTTGTTCCGGGGGCGGTCCGCCTCTGAACCGGTCAGCGAAGCCGCGGCGCAATCGCAGTCGCCCGAATTGCCGCGCACGACCCTGCCGGGCCTGTCCAACCTTTATCAGTTGCGCGTTGAAGACGTTGCGATCCCGCGCCCCGAGATTGTGGCCGTCGAAGCGGCGACCAAACGCGAGGCGCTGCTGGATGTGTTCCGCGACAGCGGCCTCAGCCGGCTACCGGTCTATACTGGAACGCTGGACACCCCGCTGGGGCTTGTGCACCTCAAGGATTTCGCGCTGGAACATGGCTTCAACGGCAAGGCATCGACTTTCCGCCTGCGCAAGCTGGTGCGCCCGCTGCTCTATGTGCCGCCCTCGATGCCGATTGGTGTGCTGCTGCAGAAAATGCAGACTGATCGTATCCACATGGCGCTGGTCATCGACGAATATGGCGGCGTCGACGGTCTGGTCACTCTGGAAGACCTGATCGAACAGGTATTGGGAGAGATCGAGGACGAGCACGACATTGACGAGGATAAATACTGGGTCGCCGAGCGTGACGGCGTCTGGCTGGCAGAAGCACGCACCCCGCTGGACGAGTTTGAGGCTGAAAGCGGCATGACCCTGCGGATCCCGGATGAGGAAGAGATCGACACTCTTGGCGGCGTCGTCTTCCTGTTGCTGGGCCGCGTGCCCGCGCGTGGCGAGGTGATCGTCCACCCCGGCGGCGCAGAGTTCGAGATTGTCGACGCCGACCCGCGCCGCGTCAAACGCCTGCGCGTCTGCCGCCCCGATGCCCGCAAACCTGCGACCTGA
- the ybeY gene encoding rRNA maturation RNase YbeY, which yields MSVDVIIEDPRWDAVALAPLARTAAHAALSDLALDPDACAIALLACDDARIAVLNADFRGKPGATNVLSWPSGPWTPTRLPQDGELGDIALAYDTCAAEAADQGKSLADHVTHLIVHATLHLLGFDHETDAEAAEMEALEVAILARLGLADPYRGQGA from the coding sequence ATGAGTGTTGATGTCATCATCGAAGACCCCCGTTGGGATGCGGTCGCACTTGCGCCGCTGGCCCGGACTGCGGCACACGCGGCGCTGTCCGATCTGGCGCTTGACCCTGACGCTTGCGCCATCGCGCTTCTGGCCTGCGATGACGCCCGTATCGCGGTGCTGAACGCCGATTTTCGCGGCAAACCGGGGGCCACGAACGTGCTCAGCTGGCCGTCGGGTCCCTGGACACCGACCCGCCTTCCGCAAGACGGCGAACTCGGCGATATTGCGCTTGCTTACGACACATGCGCAGCCGAGGCCGCCGATCAGGGCAAATCGCTGGCCGATCATGTCACCCATCTGATCGTCCATGCCACCCTGCATTTACTGGGATTTGACCACGAAACGGACGCCGAAGCCGCCGAAATGGAGGCATTAGAGGTCGCAATACTTGCACGTCTGGGCCTTGCTGACCCATATAGGGGGCAGGGGGCGTGA
- a CDS encoding arsenate reductase — protein MDPSKKTDVNVTLFGLGSCDTCRKAAKQLSAAGYSLVRVDVRADPLDPRQIARFLDAFGDALINRKSTTWRGLSEAERAGAPADLLAAHPALMKRPVVDGPGGLTLGADAQAAHLG, from the coding sequence ATGGACCCATCAAAGAAGACTGACGTTAACGTCACATTATTCGGATTGGGCAGCTGCGATACCTGCCGGAAGGCCGCGAAACAGCTGTCCGCCGCCGGGTATTCACTGGTGCGGGTCGATGTGCGCGCGGACCCGCTGGATCCGCGACAGATTGCGCGGTTCCTCGACGCATTCGGTGACGCCCTGATCAACCGCAAATCGACAACCTGGCGCGGTTTGTCCGAAGCGGAGCGTGCGGGCGCACCGGCCGACTTGCTGGCCGCACATCCGGCACTTATGAAACGCCCTGTGGTCGACGGGCCGGGTGGGCTGACGCTGGGCGCGGACGCGCAGGCCGCGCATCTTGGATAA
- a CDS encoding cold-shock protein, producing the protein MPTGTVKWFNTTKGYGFIAPDDGGSDVFVHISAVERAGLTGLADNQKVSYELTEGRDGRSSAGELQVL; encoded by the coding sequence ATGCCCACTGGCACCGTGAAATGGTTCAACACCACAAAAGGTTACGGGTTTATCGCGCCCGATGACGGAGGCTCGGACGTCTTCGTGCATATCTCGGCCGTGGAACGCGCCGGCCTGACCGGCCTGGCCGACAACCAGAAGGTAAGCTATGAGCTGACCGAGGGCCGCGACGGACGGTCATCTGCGGGGGAACTGCAGGTTTTGTAG
- a CDS encoding excinuclease ABC subunit A — protein sequence MIASFADKHTAGLAARQRVRKFANIERIALRKIEMLRAAVVLDDLRVPPGNRLEALKGDRAGQHSIRINVQYRICFRWSEGEAHDVEICDYH from the coding sequence ATGATTGCGTCGTTTGCGGACAAGCATACCGCCGGGCTTGCGGCACGACAGCGCGTCAGAAAATTTGCGAATATCGAACGGATCGCCCTGCGCAAGATCGAAATGCTGCGGGCGGCGGTCGTGCTCGACGATCTGCGGGTTCCGCCTGGCAACCGGCTTGAAGCGCTGAAAGGCGACCGTGCCGGGCAACATTCGATCCGCATCAACGTCCAATACCGGATTTGCTTCCGTTGGAGTGAAGGAGAGGCCCATGACGTCGAAATCTGCGACTATCACTGA
- a CDS encoding HigA family addiction module antidote protein has protein sequence MTSKSATITDTITQIHPGEVLAEEFLKPLKLSATALARKIGVPANRVSEIAAGRRSITGDTALRFAAAFGTTAEFWMNLQKNWELEVARDALGELKVSA, from the coding sequence ATGACGTCGAAATCTGCGACTATCACTGACACCATTACCCAAATCCATCCCGGCGAGGTGTTGGCCGAGGAGTTTCTGAAACCCCTCAAGCTGTCCGCCACGGCACTGGCCCGCAAGATCGGCGTGCCTGCCAACCGGGTGAGCGAGATTGCGGCGGGGCGGCGCTCGATCACAGGAGATACGGCGCTGCGGTTTGCTGCGGCCTTTGGCACAACGGCTGAATTCTGGATGAATTTGCAGAAGAACTGGGAGTTGGAGGTGGCGCGTGATGCGTTAGGGGAATTGAAGGTCAGCGCTTAG
- a CDS encoding IS1182 family transposase → MMGPRQEAQAALFYEFSLEDHVPQDHLLRSIDRFVDLSSIRAHLADFYSHTGRPSIDPELLIRMLIVGYCFGIRSERRLCEEVHLNLAYRWFCRLDLADRVPDHSTFSKNRHGRFRESELLRHLFETTVARCIAEGLVSGQRLAVDASLIEADANKQYSAPKEEWDIARIDADAAPRAVREYLDTLDEAAFGAATPVEPKFTSYSDPASQWTAARKGPAFFAYSDNYLIDTDHGVIVDVEATRSIRQAEVGSTKTMLKRAKERFDLHPERLIADTAYGSGPMLGWLVGEKIAPHIPVFDKAGRTDGTWSRADFEWDAENNQYICPEGEALKQFRRNYSDPNRGPTGKGVAKYQALKHTCQSCPSKPKCCPNADARKITREEHEDARDIARAIAKTPQYKISVKLRKKVEMLFAHLKRILGLGRLRLRGPCGANDEFLLAATAQNLRKLAKIFPAPQQTRKA, encoded by the coding sequence ATGATGGGACCGAGGCAGGAAGCACAGGCGGCGCTGTTCTATGAGTTCTCGCTGGAAGACCATGTCCCGCAAGATCACCTGCTGCGATCGATTGATCGTTTCGTCGATCTGAGCAGCATCCGCGCCCATCTTGCCGATTTCTACAGCCACACCGGTCGTCCTTCGATCGATCCTGAACTGCTGATCCGGATGCTGATCGTCGGTTACTGCTTCGGCATCCGGTCCGAGCGGCGGCTCTGTGAAGAGGTACACTTGAACCTCGCGTACAGGTGGTTTTGTCGGCTCGACCTGGCCGATCGGGTGCCGGATCACTCGACCTTTTCAAAGAACCGGCATGGTCGGTTCCGCGAGAGTGAGCTGCTGCGCCATCTCTTCGAGACCACGGTCGCGCGATGCATCGCCGAAGGTCTCGTCAGCGGTCAGCGCCTGGCCGTCGATGCCAGCTTGATCGAGGCGGATGCCAACAAGCAGTACTCTGCGCCAAAGGAAGAATGGGACATTGCGCGGATCGATGCAGACGCTGCACCCCGCGCGGTCCGCGAGTATCTCGACACTCTGGATGAGGCCGCATTCGGAGCAGCGACACCGGTCGAGCCAAAGTTCACGTCCTATTCCGACCCAGCCAGCCAGTGGACGGCGGCGCGTAAGGGTCCCGCATTTTTTGCCTACTCCGACAACTATCTCATCGATACCGATCATGGTGTCATCGTCGACGTGGAAGCGACACGGTCGATCCGTCAAGCCGAGGTGGGGTCAACCAAGACGATGCTGAAGCGGGCCAAAGAGCGCTTCGATCTTCATCCCGAACGGCTGATCGCCGACACCGCCTACGGATCGGGACCCATGCTCGGATGGCTGGTGGGTGAAAAGATCGCACCGCACATCCCGGTCTTCGACAAAGCCGGGCGCACCGATGGCACCTGGTCCCGAGCTGACTTCGAATGGGATGCCGAGAACAATCAATACATCTGCCCGGAAGGCGAGGCTCTGAAGCAGTTCCGCCGAAACTACTCCGACCCCAATCGCGGCCCAACCGGCAAGGGCGTGGCCAAGTACCAAGCGCTGAAGCACACCTGCCAATCCTGTCCTTCCAAGCCGAAGTGCTGCCCGAATGCCGACGCCCGTAAGATCACCCGTGAGGAACATGAGGACGCTCGCGACATCGCCCGCGCAATCGCCAAAACGCCGCAATACAAGATCTCGGTGAAGCTCCGGAAGAAGGTCGAAATGCTCTTTGCCCACCTCAAGCGCATTCTCGGCCTGGGACGGCTCCGATTACGTGGACCATGCGGCGCAAATGACGAATTCCTGCTCGCCGCCACTGCCCAAAACCTTCGCAAACTGGCAAAGATCTTTCCTGCACCGCAGCAAACGCGCAAAGCCTGA
- a CDS encoding IS630 family transposase (programmed frameshift) produces MSAPLPSALRIRFQRYIEEGLSGRAAALRLKLSPATGARWARQVRMKGHAEPARQGPPRGKGKLAPHREFFEELIAQDPDITLFELRNALADAEGVRVHHSSIANLLSRLGFTYKKSLVATERRRAKVRQQRADWFRYRSPAIATFPERVVFIDETAVKTNLTRLRGRAKRGKRLTMDAPFGSWGTQTLIAGLTQGALIAPWVIKGAIDGPAFAAYIREVLVPEINPGTVVILDNLATHRNKEATQALRNHGCWFLYLPPYSPDLNPIEQAFSKLKAHLRRIGARSFTQVFEAIGAICDLYDPVECWNYFKAAGYVSG; encoded by the exons ATGTCAGCACCTTTGCCATCTGCGCTTCGGATACGGTTTCAGAGATACATTGAAGAAGGGTTGAGCGGGCGCGCGGCGGCGTTGCGGTTGAAGCTGTCGCCTGCCACAGGCGCGCGGTGGGCGCGTCAGGTGAGGATGAAGGGTCATGCGGAACCTGCCCGGCAGGGACCGCCGCGCGGCAAGGGAAAGCTGGCTCCGCATCGGGAATTCTTTGAGGAGTTGATCGCACAAGACCCTGACATCACGCTCTTTGAGTTGCGTAATGCGCTGGCCGATGCAGAGGGTGTGCGGGTGCATCACTCCTCCATCGCCAACCTTCTGTCCCGGCTCGGCTTCACGTAC AAAAAGTCGCTGGTCGCAACCGAGCGCCGCCGCGCCAAGGTAAGGCAGCAACGGGCCGACTGGTTCAGATACCGCTCGCCAGCCATTGCGACCTTTCCTGAGCGCGTTGTCTTTATTGACGAAACCGCAGTGAAGACAAACCTCACGCGCCTACGCGGCAGAGCCAAGCGCGGTAAGCGCCTGACGATGGATGCGCCCTTCGGAAGCTGGGGAACCCAAACCTTGATCGCGGGCCTGACCCAAGGCGCGCTGATCGCACCTTGGGTCATCAAGGGAGCGATAGATGGCCCCGCCTTCGCGGCCTACATCCGCGAAGTGCTGGTCCCCGAGATCAACCCCGGCACTGTCGTCATTCTCGACAACCTGGCAACCCACCGGAATAAGGAGGCGACGCAGGCTTTACGCAATCACGGCTGCTGGTTCCTTTACCTGCCACCGTACTCGCCCGACCTGAATCCCATCGAGCAGGCCTTCTCTAAACTGAAAGCCCATTTGCGACGGATCGGGGCCAGGTCCTTTACCCAGGTCTTCGAAGCAATCGGAGCAATCTGCGATCTCTACGACCCAGTAGAATGCTGGAACTACTTTAAGGCCGCCGGATATGTCTCAGGTTAA
- a CDS encoding SDR family oxidoreductase translates to MNTLSDGKNMAQFSNQSVLITGASGGLGRQLAIDFAKRGAKVALNYANSRDKAKGVASMIRDGGGEALVIGADISQSRDVNKMVETVESAFGGIDILINNAGLSQDAPFLDISEEAWDRVCDVNLKGPFLVSQAVGRLMVAARQGRIVNISATSAIVARTGNANYAASKAGLNMLTQVMALELGPCVTVNAVALGFVDSDLLRALFSANDIEQIELSLPLERLTTFEETSAFVQMLASGTASYVTGQIIPFDGGRVMR, encoded by the coding sequence ATGAACACCCTTTCAGACGGGAAGAACATGGCACAGTTTTCCAACCAATCAGTATTGATAACCGGCGCAAGCGGTGGCCTGGGGCGGCAATTGGCGATCGACTTTGCCAAACGGGGCGCGAAGGTCGCGCTCAACTATGCCAACTCACGCGACAAGGCCAAGGGTGTCGCGTCAATGATCAGGGATGGCGGCGGCGAAGCGCTGGTCATCGGCGCGGACATTTCCCAATCGCGCGACGTCAACAAAATGGTTGAAACGGTCGAAAGCGCCTTTGGTGGTATCGACATTCTAATCAACAACGCAGGCCTCAGCCAGGATGCGCCCTTCCTTGACATCAGCGAAGAGGCCTGGGACCGGGTCTGCGACGTCAATCTGAAGGGGCCGTTTCTGGTGTCCCAAGCTGTCGGGCGACTTATGGTGGCGGCCCGGCAAGGGCGGATCGTCAACATTTCGGCAACCTCTGCCATCGTGGCGCGCACCGGAAACGCCAATTACGCGGCCTCCAAGGCCGGGCTGAACATGCTGACGCAGGTCATGGCGCTTGAACTTGGCCCCTGCGTAACCGTGAACGCAGTTGCCCTTGGGTTTGTCGACAGCGACCTTCTGCGTGCGTTGTTTTCGGCGAACGACATTGAACAGATCGAACTGAGTCTTCCTTTGGAGCGGCTGACCACATTTGAAGAAACATCGGCATTTGTTCAGATGCTGGCGTCAGGTACCGCATCATATGTCACCGGTCAGATCATCCCCTTCGACGGGGGCCGCGTGATGCGCTAA